Within the Rhodothermales bacterium genome, the region CCGCCGACCCCACCGAACTGGCCGCCATGACCGTCGTGGTGAGCACCCTGCTGAATCTGGACGAAGCGAAAATGAGATCGTAGCCTCCTGACAGGCCGAGTCCGCCCCGCGACGCGGGGGACGTCGAGACCCTGATGGAAGCACCCTGATGGCGCAACCCATGAATCGAAAAGCACCCCTTATTTACGACGGGCCCGAGCACGAGGCCGCGCTGTGCACGAACCGCCGGCACTTCCTCTCGACCCTGAGCCTGGGTCTGGGCAGTGCCGCGCTGGCGTCGCTGCTGCCGGGCTGCGGGCTGGGCGCGAACCCGAACGCCGTCGGGCCGGCCGCCGGCGGCATCCTGCATGCGCCGCACCTGGCGCCGAAGGCCAAGCGGGTGATCTACCTCTTCCAGAGCGGCGGCCCGTCGCAGATGGATCTGTTCGATTACAAGCCGCGCATGGCCGCGCTGCACGGGCAGGAGCTGCCGGACTCGGTCCGCAACGGCCAGCGGCTAACGGGGATGACCGCCAACCAGAGCACGTTTCCGATGGCCCGGTCGTATTTCGACTTCAGGCAGCACGGCCAGAGCGGGGCGTGGGTGAGCGAGCTGATGCCGCACACGGCCAACATCGTCGACGACCTGTGCTTCATCAAGTCGATGCACACCGAGGCGATCAATCACGATCCCGCGATCACGTTTTTCCAGACGGGCTCGCAGCAGCCCGGCCGGCCGAGCATGGGCGCGTGGCTCAGCTACGGGCTGGGCAGCGACAACGAAAACCTGCCCACCTTCAGCGTATTGCTCTCGCGCGGGCTGCAGCGCCCCCAGCCGATCTATTCGCGGCTCTGGGGCGCCGGCTTTCTCGCCTCCATGCACCAGGGCGTCCAGTTCCGGTCCGGCCGGCAGCCAGTGCTCTATCTCGACAACCCGCCCGGGGTGAGCGACGTCGACCGCCGGCGGGCCCTGGACTACCTCGCCGAGCTGAACGGCATCCGCGCCGAGGAATTTGGCGACCCCGAGGTGCACTCGCGCATCGCGCAGTACGAGATGGCCTACCGGATGCAGACGTCCGTCCCCGAGGCGATGGACATCTCCGACGAACCAGACGACATCTTCCAGCTGTACGGCGAGGACGCCCGCCGGCCCGGGACGTTTGCGGCCAACTGCATCCTCGCCCGCCGGCTGGCCGAACGCGGCGTGCGGTTCATCCAGCTCTATCACATGGGCTGGGATCAGCACAGCAACCTGCCGCACGACATCCGCCTCCAGGCCAGGGATACCGACCAGGCCAGCGCGGCCCTGGTGACCGACCTCAAGCGGCGCGGGCTGCTCGAAGACACGCTCGTGGTGTGGGGCGGCGAATTCGGGCGAACGATCTACAGCCAGGGTTCGCTCACGCCGGACAACTACGGGCGCGACCACCATCCGCGTTGTTTCACGCTGTGGATGGCCGGCGGCGGCGTCAAGGCCGGCACCAGCTACGGCGAGACCGACGAATTCAGTTACAACATCGTGCGCGACCCGGTGCACGTACACGACTTTCACGCGACCATGCTGCATCTGCTGGGTATCGATCACGAACAACTCACCTTCAAACATCAGGGGCGCTACTACCGGCTGACGGATGTGCACGGAAAACGCGTCGAGGGGGTGCTGGCATGAGGCGGGGATTGCTGGGAGGGCTGCTGGGATTGGCGTTGATCGGGACGGTGCAGGCGCAGCCCGCCGGGGAGGCCGGGCCGGCGTTCGGCCCGTTTGTCGAGTCCGGCTTTCCGTTTATCACCACCACCCTGGACGCGGCCGTCGACGGCGGCGTGTTCCCCGAACGCAATCTCGCCGTCCGCTGCCTGGCCCTGGTGCTGGACGACGCGACGTATGCCTGTTTCGACACCGACCTGCTGCGCGTCGCCGCGGCGTGGTCGGGCGATTTTATGGCGCTGACCGGCATGCCGCACGTGTCCTACCACGAGGCCGGCAACAAGAAAAATGAGATCCCCCGTATCACCGGCGACGTGTTCGCGGCCACCGGAATCTATCCCGGGTGGAGCGGCGGGGCGCCCGTGTTCGTCGACCCCCGGCCGGCCGGCCCGAACCCGGCCGAGATCGGGCGCGGGCCGATCGCGGCGTCCGAAGGCCGCTGGGATGGCGTCGAAGTCCTCGGCGGCGAGGCCGTCCTGCGCTACACGGTGCGCGGCGCAGGCGTGCGCGAGGTGATCCGAGCCGTCCCGGACGGACGGGGCATCGCCCGGACGATCGAGGTGCAGCCCCACGCGGAGGCGTTGACGCTCGTGCTGGGCGAGT harbors:
- a CDS encoding DUF1501 domain-containing protein — encoded protein: MNRKAPLIYDGPEHEAALCTNRRHFLSTLSLGLGSAALASLLPGCGLGANPNAVGPAAGGILHAPHLAPKAKRVIYLFQSGGPSQMDLFDYKPRMAALHGQELPDSVRNGQRLTGMTANQSTFPMARSYFDFRQHGQSGAWVSELMPHTANIVDDLCFIKSMHTEAINHDPAITFFQTGSQQPGRPSMGAWLSYGLGSDNENLPTFSVLLSRGLQRPQPIYSRLWGAGFLASMHQGVQFRSGRQPVLYLDNPPGVSDVDRRRALDYLAELNGIRAEEFGDPEVHSRIAQYEMAYRMQTSVPEAMDISDEPDDIFQLYGEDARRPGTFAANCILARRLAERGVRFIQLYHMGWDQHSNLPHDIRLQARDTDQASAALVTDLKRRGLLEDTLVVWGGEFGRTIYSQGSLTPDNYGRDHHPRCFTLWMAGGGVKAGTSYGETDEFSYNIVRDPVHVHDFHATMLHLLGIDHEQLTFKHQGRYYRLTDVHGKRVEGVLA